From Solanum lycopersicum chromosome 8, SLM_r2.1, the proteins below share one genomic window:
- the LOC101258884 gene encoding subtilisin-like protease SBT1.8, whose protein sequence is MGICNCQILLALFSLFTHRAPLLLLLLPSFFVYSKMEAVVIILLFSMNILFFLHSSTSAIPISTKKTYIVHMKHHLKPPSFSTHHQWYKTHLQSLTSSTQNSLLYTYTNAYHGFAASLDSHEVELLRKSEYVVNIYQDTFYTPQTTRTPEFLGLDKIDFGAGRTSPEFNMAAQDVIIGVLDSGVWPESESFSDLGMSNVPSRWRGKCQSAPDFDPKVHCNRKLIGALYFSEGCQGCSQEIQSPRDYNGHGTHTASTAAGSIVANASLFGYAKGTARGMAPQARIASYKVCWNEQCAGSDILAAFDHAIMDGVDVLSVSLSNNEKTYYTDPIALGAFAAMEKGIVVSCSAGNDGPVASTVVNTAPWVITVGAATLDRDFPATVTLGNGQKLQGVSLYSGKVEMGNKLLSLVYQQGGNSSSNLCFRGSLDPNIVGGKVVLCDRGGNARVEKGLAVKEANGVGMILANTPETGEELLADSHILPAVAVGRKVGDVIREYVKTENNLTVVFSFGGTVVKVKPSPVVITFSSRGPNAIVPEILKPDVIGPGVNILAAWPRNIGPTSLDIDRRRTSFNIVSGTSMSCPHVSGVAALVKAVHPEWSPSATKSAIMTTAYTQDNTNSSFHDSALYGTFSNPFAHGSGHVNPQKAFSPGLVYDIRIQDHIKFLCSLNYTIDQIQSIVRRLNFTCAKKFADVGQINYPSFSVLFEINSKRVVRYTREVTNVGAASSVYEVAIDAPPSVTVTVKPTKLVFKKVGEKLHYTVTFVSMKDVKPGNAFGWISWKNAKHEVRSPVAYSWLTPQLDLET, encoded by the exons ATGGGAATCTGTAACTGCCAAATCTTATTAgctcttttctctcttttcacACACAGAGCACCGCtactacttcttcttcttccttctttctttgtttactCAAAAATGGAAGCTGTAGTAATAATCTTATTATTCAGTATGaacatacttttttttcttcactcaTCAACATCAGCAATTCCCATTTCCACCAAAAAAACCTACATTGTTCACATGAAACATCACCTCAAACCTCCATCATTCTCCACTCACCATCAATGGTACAAAACCCATCTCCAATCTCTCACTTCTTcaacccaaaactctcttctctACACTTATACCAACGCTTATCATGGATTCGCTGCAAGTTTGGATTCTCATGAAGTTGAATTACTCCGTAAATCTGAGTACGTTGTTAATATCTACCAAGACACTTTTTACACCCCGCAAACAACGCGCACACCTGAATTTCTCGGTCTGGATAAAATCGATTTTGGGGCTGGACGTACTTCGCCGGAATTCAACATGGCTGCTCAGGATGTTATAATTGGGGTACTTGATAGTGGAGTTTGGCCGGAATCGGAAAGTTTTAGTGATTTGGGTATGTCGAATGTGCCGTCGAGATGGAGAGGGAAGTGTCAATCGGCGCCGGATTTTGATCCGAAAGTGCATTGTAATAGGAAACTTATAGGTGCTCTGTATTTTTCCGAAGGTTGTCAGGGCTGCTCCCAGGAGATTCAATCGCCTCGGGACTATAACGGCCATGGCACACATACTGCGAGCACAGCGGCAG GATCAATTGTGGCAAATGCTAGTCTTTTTGGCTACGCCAAAGGGACTGCTAGAGGGATGGCGCCACAAGCCCGCATAGCGAGTTATAAAGTGTGCTGGAATGAACAGTGTGCAGGGTCAGATATTCTTGCTGCATTCGACCATGCTATTATGGATGGTGTAGATGTGTTGTCTGTGTCATTGTCTAATAATGAGAAGACTTACTATACTGACCCAATTGCTCTTGGTGCTTTCGCTGCTATGGAGAAAGGGATTGTTGTGTCGTGTTCAGCTGGGAATGATGGTCCTGTGGCATCAACAGTCGTGAACACGGCTCCATGGGTCATTACTGTTGGTGCTGCAACTCTTGATAGAGATTTTCCAGCTACTGTCACACTGGGTAATGGACAAAAACTTCAAGGTGTGTCGTTGTATAGTGGAAAGGTAGAAATGGGAAATAAGTTGTTAAGCTTAGTTTACCAACAAGGGGGAAACTCCTCTAGCAATTTGTGCTTTCGTGGTTCGCTTGATCCAAACATTGTTGGTGGAAAAGTAGTGCTATGTGATAGGGGGGGAAATGCTAGAGTTGAGAAGGGACTAGCAGTGAAAGAAGCTAATGGGGTAGGAATGATATTAGCCAATACACCTGAGACGGGGGAGGAGTTACTCGCGGATAGCCACATATTACCTGCAGTGGCTGTTGGAAGGAAGGTAGGGGATGTAATAAGAGAATATGTGAAAACAGAAAACAATCTAACGGTTGTTTTCAGCTTTGGCGGAACAGTGGTAAAAGTGAAACCATCTCCTGTTGTGATTACATTTAGCTCAAGAGGGCCAAATGCAATTGTTCCAGAGATATTAAAGCCTGATGTTATTGGCCCTGGAGTGAACATCTTAGCAGCTTGGCCCCGAAATATTGGACCAACTTCACTTGATATCGATAGACGAAGGACCTCATTCAACATTGTTTCTGGCACTTCCATGTCTTGCCCTCATGTTTCAGGAGTTGCTGCATTGGTAAAAGCTGTACATCCAGAATGGAGTCCAAGCGCGACCAAATCAGCAATCATGACAACCGCATACACTCAAGATAACACCAACTCCTCATTTCATGATTCTGCACTATACGGTACATTTTCTAATCCATTCGCTCATGGCTCAGGCCACGTAAATCCCCAGAAAGCATTCTCCCCTGGACTCGTATACGATATCAGGATTCAGGATCATATCAAGTTCTTGTGCTCCTTGAACTACACCATAGATCAAATTCAATCTATTGTTAGAAGACTAAATTTCACTTGTGCAAAAAAGTTTGCTGATGTTGGGCAAATCAACTATCCTTCCTTCTCTGTCTTGTTTGAGATTAACTCAAAGCGAGTTGTTCGTTACACTCGAGAAGTGACCAATGTTGGAGCTGCAAGTTCAGTGTATGAAGTAGCCATCGACGCTCCTCCATCCGTTACGGTAACAGTGAAGCCAACAAAGCTTGTATTCAAGAAAGTAGGAGAGAAGCTTCATTACACAGTGACATTTGTGTCCATGAAAGATGTTAAACCAGGAAATGCATTTGGTTGGATTTCATGGAAAAATGCTAAACATGAAGTGAGAAGTCCAGTTGCATATTCCTGGTTGACACCTCAATTAGATTTGGAAACATAA